Genomic DNA from Lutibacter sp. A80:
ACTTTCTTCAGATGCTAAAATTCGTTTAAATACTATGGTTGATACTAGTGATGGATTTAAAATAGCAGAAGTAGACTTAAAGTTGCGTGGACCAGGAAACTTAATGGGAACCCAACAAAGTGGCGTTTTAAATTTACGTATAGCAGATATTGTAAAAGATGCTCCTTTGTTAAAAATGGCACGAAGTATTGCAATTGATGTGTTAACAAAAGATGCGTCATTAAAAGCTCCAGAAAATGCCGCTATTAGAATTGCATATCAACAAATTAGTAAAAACAGTACTATTTGGGCTAATATTAGTTAAAATTATTTAGTGTAGAGAAGCAAAAAATTAGTTTAATTTCTATGTTTTAAATTGGATTAATTATCTTTGCACCCTGTTAAAAATAAAATCTAAAGATGAAAATATCATACAATTGGTTAAAACAATTTTTAAAAGTTGATTGGGAAGCTCAAAAAACAGGTGAATTGTTAACTGATTTAGGACTTGAAGTTGAAGGAATTGAAACTGTAGAATCCATAAAAGGAAGCTTAGAAGGAATTGTAATAGGTAAAGTTTTAACTTGTGTTCAGCATCCAAATGCAGACAGATTAAAAATTACTACTGTAGATTTAGGACAAGAAGCTCCCGTTCAAATTGTTTGTGGAGCACCTAATGTAGCAGCAGGGCAAACTGTACCAGTAGCAACTATTGGCACTACTTTATATGATGATAAAGGTGCTGGCTTTAAAATTAAGAAAGGTAAAATTAGAGGTGAAGAAAGTTTTGGAATGATTTGTGCCGAAGATGAACTTGGCTTAGGAAGCAGTCATGATGGAATTATGGTATTAGATGATTCTTTAAAAGTTGGAACACCAGCTGCTGAAGTTTTTAATATAGAAAAAGATGAAGTTTTTGAAATTGGATTAACTCCAAATAGAGCAGATGCTATGAGTCATTATGGTACTGCTAGAGATTTAAGAGCTGGTTTAATTCAACAAGATATTTCTTTAGAATTAATTTCACCATCAGTTACAGAATTTCATGTAGATGATAGAAGTTTACGTTTTGATGTAGTTGTTGAAGATGTTGAAAAAGCACCAAGATATACAGGTGTAACAATTTCAGATATTACTGTAAAAGATTCTCCAGATTGGATTAAAAATAGATTAAAAGCTATTGGTTTAACTCCAATAAACAATATTGTGGATGTTACAAATTATGTTTTGCATGAATTAGGACAACCATTACATGCTTTTGACGCAGCAAAAGTAAAAGGCAATAAAGTAATTGTAAAAACATTGCCAGCAGGTACTAAATTTACAACATTAGATGAAGTTGAACGTGAATTACACGAAGAAGATTTAATGATTTGTAATGGTAATGAAGAACCAATGTGTATTGCAGGTGTGTTTGGTGGTTTAAATTCTGGAGTGTCTGAAAATACAACTTCAATATTTTTAGAAAGTGCCTATTTTAATCCTGTTGCAGTTAGGAAAACAGCAAAAAGACATGCTTTAAATACCGATGCATCTTTTAGATTTGAAAGAGGTATTGACCCAAATATTACTAAATATGCACTTAAAAGAGCTGCAAATTTAATTTTAGAAGTTGCTGGAGGTAAAGTTTCTTCTGAAGTAATGGATTATTATCCTACTAAATTTGAAGCAAATCAAGTATTTCTATCCTTTGAAAAAATGGATCGTTTAATCGGTGCAAAAATACCTAGAGAAACAGTTAAAAATATATTAGCTTCTTTAGATATTAAATTTAATAGTGTAACAGATGGAGGAATTGGATTGAGTATTCCTGCTTATAGAGTTGATGTTACAAGAGAAGCCGATGTAATTGAAGAAATTTTACGTGTTTACGGTTATAATAATGTAGAATTTTCACATAAATTAAATACATCAATTGCATTTTCGGAGTTTGATGAGGTAAAAATTGAAAATATTGTAGCCAATCAGTTAGTAGCTCAAGGTTTTAACGAAACTATGGCAAATTCTTTAACAAAAGCAAGTTATGGAACATTTTCAGAAATGATAAATGATGATCATAATGTAGCTATGTTAAATCCACTAAGTAGTGATTTAGGTGTTATGCGTCAATCATTATTGTTTAGTGGTTTAGAGTCGGTTATTTACAATATAAATAGAAAGAATAGCTCATTAAAATTCTTTGAGTTTGGTAAAACATACCATAAATTTGAAAGTGGTTATTCTGAACAAAAACATTTAACCTTATTTGTTTCTGGAGATAGAACAAAAGAAAGTTGGAATGTGGTTCAAAAACCATCAGATTTCTTTTATTTAAAAGGAATTGTAACTACAATATTACAACGTTTAGGTATTAGTAAAGTGAAAATTACTCCTACAAAAAACGATGTATTTTCAGAAGGAGTTACATTAAGCTTAGGAAAAATTAAATTAGTAGATTTAGGAGTTGTAAAACGTGCCATAAATAAAGAATTTGGAATTAAGCAAGAAGTTTTATTCGCCGATTTTAACTGGGCAAATTTATTAAAAGTAGGAGGTAAGTCTTCTATCAATGTTTCAGAATTGTCAAAATTCCAAGCAGTTAAAAGAGATTTTTCTTTATTACTAGATAAAGAAGTTACATTTAATGAAATTTATAATTTAGCTTTTCAAGCAGAGAAAAAACTATTAAAAGAAGTAGATTTATTTGATGTTTATGAAGGTGATAAATTAGAAGAAGGAAAAAAATCGTATGCTGTTAGTTTTTTAATTCAAGATGAAAACAAAACCTTAACCGATAAACAAATTGATAAAGTAATGCAGAAGCTGCAACAAACATTTGAAAAAAATGTTGGTGCAACATTGCGATAAATTATATAATAAATAATTATATGAAAGAGCTCATTAAAATAAAATTTAATGAGCTCTTTCTAGTTTTACTTTTATAACTTTTTTAGATACATTTGATTAAAATTTAATACCATTGAGAGCAAATAAAATTAAAAAACAAAAACGGCAGATAAGTCTTTTTCAACTTTTTAAAAAATTAATAACTTATGTAAAACCTTATAAATATCTAGTAATTGCCACGTTATTTTTAACGCTAATAGGTTCTTTTTTAGCACAAGTAAATGCTTTAGTTTTACGTTATGCTGTTGATGAACTTACTTTGTTAACAGAAGCGAATAATGGGTTTAAAGACGGTATTTCACTTCTGGTTACAATTAGTATTATTTTACTTTCAAAAGAATTGGTTTACGCTATAATAAAATATGGACAAAATTTTTATGGCGAAAAAATGAAAATATATATTTCTCGTGATTTTGCTCAAAATGTAGTAGATAAAATCTTAACCTATAAAATGTCGTTTTATAGTTCTGCAGAGAATGAAAGTGGAAAATTACAAACAAGAATAGATTTAGGTATTTCTAGTTTAACTCAATTGGTTAAAAACTTCTTTTTAGACATTCTTCCATTATTTTCAAATGCAATTATAGCATTGTTTTTTATGTTTCAAGCTAATTTTTATGTGGGTTTAGTTAGCTTAGGTATCATCCCAATATTTTTTTATATCAGTAGTTTACAAGCCAATAAATTAAAAGGATTTAGGCGAAAAATGCGTGGTTTTAGAGAATCTAGAAATAATGGAATTATAGACTTAATAAATTCTATAACAGTTATTAAATCGTTTACCAGAGAAAGTTCAGAAAGTAAAAAACACGAAGATATTCAATTTAATATGACCGAAAATCAAATGAAAACGCGTCAATTAAGTTTTTTATTTAATGGAGTTAAAGTATTTATTGAACAGTTTGGAGTGGTTATTATAATTATTTTAACTTCCTATTTTGTGTTAAATGGAACAATGACCATTGGAGCTATTATGTTTCATATATTATTATTTAACAATGTTTCTGCTCCCATTAGAGAATTGCATAGAATTTACGATGAAGTAAATGATGCCTTAATTTATTCTGAAGCATTTTTCGATATTATGGATGCTAATGATACAGAATTTGGTGGTACCTATATTCCTGAAAAAATAACGGGTAAATTTGAGTTAAAAAATGTAGATTTTGCCTATCCAAATGGTACAAAAGCATTGTTTAATGTATCAATGCTAATTAAACCAAATACAATCAATGCTTTGGTTGGTTTAAGCGGTGCAGGAAAAAGTACAGTAATTAATTTATTAGATAAATTTTTTGAACCAACCTCAGGAAGTATTCTTTTAGATGGGGTAGATTTAAAGGAATACAATACCGTTTGGTTGCGAAATAATATTGGGTTGGTTTTGCAGAAAAATCATATTTTTAATGGAAGTATAAAAGAAAATATTTTATACGGAAAAGAAGACGCTACAGAGGAGGAAGTTGTTGAAGCGGCAATAAAAGCTCATATTCACGAACAAATAATAGAATTACCAGATGGTTATAATTCTAAAGCTACACTGCTTTCTGGTGGCCAAAAACAGCGAGTTTCAATTGCTCGATTGTTTTTAAAAAACCCACCAATTATTTTTCTTGATGAACCTACAGCAAGTTTAGATGCTATTGCTACTGAACAAATTAAAAAGAGTTTAGACTCTATTAAAAAAGGACGTACTGTAATTATTATTTCACACAGTATTTCACAAATTATAGATGCCGAAAATGTTATTGTTTTAGAAAAAGGGAAAGTTATTGAAGAAGGTTCTCATGAAGATTTATATCATAATGAAAGTGCTTATTATAATATTTTTAATGCTATGGCAAATAGTTTAAATTTAGATAAAATTACTGATACAATGAGTGATTAAATTAGCTTAAATACCTTTTGAATTTTAATTAAATAAAAATTTTATTATGCAAATACCATCTAAATTCAATTCTTTTAGATCACAAATTAAATTGTTATTCATCGTAATTTTTTCTATTAGTATTGTAAGTTGCCAACAACAAAAAGAGTTTTTAATAACACTTGAAGGCAAAATTGTAGATAGTAATAATGTAAATAAAATACAAACTTCATACTTGCAAATAAATCGTGCTGAAGATGCTAAAGGTCTAGTTATGTTTATTCCAGGAGCAAAAATAAACAACGATTCTATTTTTAAGGTATATAACCAGATGGGGTTTTCTGTGGCAACTTTAAAAGGACAACATCTAAAATTAGAAGATGTAATAACGGCGTTTCATTTTATTAAATCAGATTTAAAATTTAATTTAAATACGGATTATACCTGTATAGTTGGAAATTATGAAGGTGCAAAATCAGCAGCTTTAGCAGTATATAAGTTAGATGAGGAAGCACGTCCAAATGCATTAACTCTAATAAACCCTGTAGGTTTTGATGAGGTAACTGAAGGAACTGTTTTTCCGGCAATTAATCCACCATTAGTTACAAAAACAAAGCTATTATGTATTGCAAATAGTTTAAAACTCAATAATAAAGAATATACCGCTGCTAGTGAATTTACAAAAACATGGATTGGATATGATGGAGTTGCTTTTTTTAAAGATATAGCAACTACCGAAAATTTGACATTATCAAATAAAAATGTAGTTGATATTTTAAAGGCTTTCAATAACGGAAAAATGACTCTTTCAAAAGAAAAAGAGAACCCTGCTGCAATTTCAGTAGAAGGGTATTCACCAAAGCGTCATGCTGAGAAAATTAAATTAATTAAAGCTAAAAAATACGATTTACTTTTTGTAGGAAATTCTATTACAAATAATTTTGAAAAACCTGCATATCAAGCTATTTGGAAAAAGTATTTTGGTTCTCGAAATGCTATAAATTTGGGTTATTCAGGATATCGTACCGAAAATATTATTTGGAACATACAAAATGGAGAACTCGAAAACCAATCTCCTAAGGTTATTATTTTAGAAATAGGAACTAATAATATTGATGAAAAGAATTATCCAACACGCCATACAGCATCGCAATTGGCAGTTGGAATTGAAAAGATAATTAAAATATTTAGAGAAAAATGTCCAGAATCTAAAATTATATTACTTCGTAGTTTCCCTGGTTGTTATGGAGGACCAAATCCAACATCTCACCGTAGAATACTTGAACGTGCTTCAGATATTACCTCTAAATTAGCTGATAATAAACATATTTTTTATTGTGATGTTAACCACGTATTTTTAAACATTGATGGTTCACTTAAAAATGAATTAATGCCAGATTGGTTGCATCCAAATGCTAAAGGAGCAGAATTATGGGCTCAAACAATGGAACCTCTTTTGTCTAGATTAATGGAAGATGAATCTAAAGATGATAAAAAGCCTTTAAATACTGCAATAATACCAGTTTCAAAATTAGAAGAAGATAGCTATAATTGGTGGGAAAGACATAACGATGTACTTAAATTAAAAGATTCATTAAATCCTGAAATTGTATTAATTGGTAATTCTATTACGCATTTTTGGGGAGGGAATTTTCCTCCATTTAAAAATGCAGATGGTACTTCTAGAAAAGCAAATGGACTAAATTCGTGGAAAAAAACCTTTGGTAATTATAAAGTTTTAAATTTAGGTTTTGGATGGGATAGAACTCAAAATGTATTATGGAGATTAGATAATGGAGAACTAGATAGGCTTGATCCAAAACTGGTAATTATTCATATAGGCACTAATAATACTAGTAATACTAAAAATGCACGTATAAATACTGCTTCAGAAATAGTTGAAGGTATTAAGGCAATTTGCTTACGTGTTAGGTCAAAAACTCCGAGAGCAAAAATTGTTTTAACGCAAATAATGCCACGTGAGGAAATGCCGAATAATTCGCGAAGAATTTTGATAAATGAAACCAATCAAATACTTGAAAAATTTGCAGATAAGAATAATATATCATTAATAGATATTAGCTCTAAAATGTTGACAGAAAAAGGTGTTCTTACCAAAAAAGTAACACTGGATTTTTGCCATCCAAATGATATCGGTTATCAAATTTGGGGTAATGCTTTACAAACATTTATTGATACTATATAAATTGTTGTATAAGTGATTACATATTTATAATAGCTAAAGAAGTTTAATTTTTATTAAGATTAAAC
This window encodes:
- a CDS encoding ABC transporter ATP-binding protein; the protein is MSLFQLFKKLITYVKPYKYLVIATLFLTLIGSFLAQVNALVLRYAVDELTLLTEANNGFKDGISLLVTISIILLSKELVYAIIKYGQNFYGEKMKIYISRDFAQNVVDKILTYKMSFYSSAENESGKLQTRIDLGISSLTQLVKNFFLDILPLFSNAIIALFFMFQANFYVGLVSLGIIPIFFYISSLQANKLKGFRRKMRGFRESRNNGIIDLINSITVIKSFTRESSESKKHEDIQFNMTENQMKTRQLSFLFNGVKVFIEQFGVVIIIILTSYFVLNGTMTIGAIMFHILLFNNVSAPIRELHRIYDEVNDALIYSEAFFDIMDANDTEFGGTYIPEKITGKFELKNVDFAYPNGTKALFNVSMLIKPNTINALVGLSGAGKSTVINLLDKFFEPTSGSILLDGVDLKEYNTVWLRNNIGLVLQKNHIFNGSIKENILYGKEDATEEEVVEAAIKAHIHEQIIELPDGYNSKATLLSGGQKQRVSIARLFLKNPPIIFLDEPTASLDAIATEQIKKSLDSIKKGRTVIIISHSISQIIDAENVIVLEKGKVIEEGSHEDLYHNESAYYNIFNAMANSLNLDKITDTMSD
- a CDS encoding GDSL-type esterase/lipase family protein, whose translation is MQIPSKFNSFRSQIKLLFIVIFSISIVSCQQQKEFLITLEGKIVDSNNVNKIQTSYLQINRAEDAKGLVMFIPGAKINNDSIFKVYNQMGFSVATLKGQHLKLEDVITAFHFIKSDLKFNLNTDYTCIVGNYEGAKSAALAVYKLDEEARPNALTLINPVGFDEVTEGTVFPAINPPLVTKTKLLCIANSLKLNNKEYTAASEFTKTWIGYDGVAFFKDIATTENLTLSNKNVVDILKAFNNGKMTLSKEKENPAAISVEGYSPKRHAEKIKLIKAKKYDLLFVGNSITNNFEKPAYQAIWKKYFGSRNAINLGYSGYRTENIIWNIQNGELENQSPKVIILEIGTNNIDEKNYPTRHTASQLAVGIEKIIKIFREKCPESKIILLRSFPGCYGGPNPTSHRRILERASDITSKLADNKHIFYCDVNHVFLNIDGSLKNELMPDWLHPNAKGAELWAQTMEPLLSRLMEDESKDDKKPLNTAIIPVSKLEEDSYNWWERHNDVLKLKDSLNPEIVLIGNSITHFWGGNFPPFKNADGTSRKANGLNSWKKTFGNYKVLNLGFGWDRTQNVLWRLDNGELDRLDPKLVIIHIGTNNTSNTKNARINTASEIVEGIKAICLRVRSKTPRAKIVLTQIMPREEMPNNSRRILINETNQILEKFADKNNISLIDISSKMLTEKGVLTKKVTLDFCHPNDIGYQIWGNALQTFIDTI
- the pheT gene encoding phenylalanine--tRNA ligase subunit beta, with protein sequence MKISYNWLKQFLKVDWEAQKTGELLTDLGLEVEGIETVESIKGSLEGIVIGKVLTCVQHPNADRLKITTVDLGQEAPVQIVCGAPNVAAGQTVPVATIGTTLYDDKGAGFKIKKGKIRGEESFGMICAEDELGLGSSHDGIMVLDDSLKVGTPAAEVFNIEKDEVFEIGLTPNRADAMSHYGTARDLRAGLIQQDISLELISPSVTEFHVDDRSLRFDVVVEDVEKAPRYTGVTISDITVKDSPDWIKNRLKAIGLTPINNIVDVTNYVLHELGQPLHAFDAAKVKGNKVIVKTLPAGTKFTTLDEVERELHEEDLMICNGNEEPMCIAGVFGGLNSGVSENTTSIFLESAYFNPVAVRKTAKRHALNTDASFRFERGIDPNITKYALKRAANLILEVAGGKVSSEVMDYYPTKFEANQVFLSFEKMDRLIGAKIPRETVKNILASLDIKFNSVTDGGIGLSIPAYRVDVTREADVIEEILRVYGYNNVEFSHKLNTSIAFSEFDEVKIENIVANQLVAQGFNETMANSLTKASYGTFSEMINDDHNVAMLNPLSSDLGVMRQSLLFSGLESVIYNINRKNSSLKFFEFGKTYHKFESGYSEQKHLTLFVSGDRTKESWNVVQKPSDFFYLKGIVTTILQRLGISKVKITPTKNDVFSEGVTLSLGKIKLVDLGVVKRAINKEFGIKQEVLFADFNWANLLKVGGKSSINVSELSKFQAVKRDFSLLLDKEVTFNEIYNLAFQAEKKLLKEVDLFDVYEGDKLEEGKKSYAVSFLIQDENKTLTDKQIDKVMQKLQQTFEKNVGATLR